A DNA window from Streptomyces canus contains the following coding sequences:
- a CDS encoding HNH endonuclease family protein, which translates to MRLRGGAAAAVVLVFAVAGCKAETTTGSGGPEETGGAGGSGAALTAAESLTVKGRAPKTGYERDRFGTAWADTDSNDCDTRDDILKRDLEDVKFTRGDCKVSYGVLESDPYSGKEVTYRRGRSQVDIDHVVALSDAWQKGAKYWEPSKRIALANDPLNLLAVDASTNRSKGDGDTATWLPPNKAYRCTYVAAQVAVKKKYDLWVTAAEKSAMEKVLSGCPGQKLPAGGNPTAAPPRFHAD; encoded by the coding sequence ATGCGTCTGAGGGGCGGGGCCGCGGCCGCCGTCGTGCTGGTGTTCGCCGTGGCCGGGTGCAAGGCGGAGACGACCACAGGGTCCGGCGGGCCGGAGGAAACCGGGGGTGCGGGCGGTTCGGGCGCGGCCCTCACCGCCGCCGAGTCGCTCACCGTGAAGGGGCGGGCGCCCAAAACGGGTTACGAGCGCGACAGGTTCGGCACCGCGTGGGCGGACACGGACTCGAACGACTGCGACACCCGCGACGACATACTCAAACGCGATCTGGAGGACGTGAAGTTCACCCGGGGGGACTGCAAGGTGTCCTACGGCGTGCTCGAGTCGGACCCGTACTCGGGCAAGGAGGTGACCTACCGGCGTGGTCGCAGCCAGGTCGACATCGACCACGTGGTCGCGCTCTCCGACGCCTGGCAGAAGGGGGCCAAGTACTGGGAGCCCAGCAAGCGGATAGCTCTTGCCAACGACCCCCTCAACCTCCTCGCCGTCGACGCGAGCACCAACCGTTCCAAGGGGGACGGTGACACGGCGACCTGGCTCCCGCCGAACAAGGCGTACCGGTGCACGTATGTGGCCGCCCAGGTCGCCGTGAAGAAGAAGTACGACCTGTGGGTAACGGCCGCCGAGAAGTCCGCGATGGAGAAGGTCCTCTCGGGCTGCCCGGGCCAGAAGCTCCCGGCAGGCGGCAATCCGACGGCGGCGCCGCCGCGGTTCCACGCGGACTGA
- a CDS encoding GNAT family N-acetyltransferase, protein MELKVSSLAERPEMRERVLGMANSWPEFVTEDPVGNAHYGRISGELPEHVLFAEDERGEIVARAHSVPFALHAEDRGELPARGWDEVLVWAFEDLRRGVRPDTVSAISVVVDPRLQGHGLSARMLSAMRDNARAHGFSEVVAPVRPSAKHLEPHTPIQEYAYRVRPDGLPYDPWLRVHARAGGVVHAVAPASMTVSGSLEQWRRWTGLPFDTQGDIEVPGALVPVRCEPERGYAVYVEPNVWMRHAL, encoded by the coding sequence ATGGAGCTGAAGGTGTCGAGTCTCGCCGAACGTCCCGAGATGCGGGAGCGTGTTCTCGGCATGGCCAACAGCTGGCCGGAGTTCGTGACCGAGGACCCCGTGGGCAACGCCCACTACGGACGGATCTCCGGCGAGCTCCCCGAGCACGTGCTGTTCGCCGAGGACGAGCGGGGCGAGATCGTCGCGCGCGCCCACAGCGTCCCGTTCGCCCTCCACGCCGAGGACCGCGGTGAACTGCCCGCGCGGGGCTGGGACGAGGTGCTCGTGTGGGCGTTCGAGGATCTGCGTCGTGGCGTACGGCCCGACACGGTCAGCGCGATCTCGGTCGTCGTCGACCCGCGCCTCCAGGGTCACGGCCTGTCCGCCCGGATGCTCTCGGCGATGCGTGACAACGCCCGCGCCCACGGCTTCAGCGAGGTCGTCGCGCCGGTCCGCCCCAGCGCCAAGCACCTGGAACCGCACACGCCGATCCAGGAGTACGCCTACCGGGTACGTCCCGACGGTCTGCCGTACGACCCCTGGCTGCGCGTCCACGCCCGGGCCGGCGGTGTCGTCCACGCGGTGGCGCCGGCCTCCATGACGGTGTCCGGCTCGCTGGAGCAGTGGCGCCGCTGGACCGGACTGCCCTTCGACACCCAGGGCGACATCGAGGTGCCCGGGGCGCTGGTGCCGGTGCGGTGCGAGCCGGAGCGCGGGTACGCGGTGTACGTCGAGCCCAACGTGTGGATGCGGCACGCCCTTTGA
- a CDS encoding SCO6745 family protein: protein MSKHDGRTEKETGGVGHAVEPARVRQLWHLLEPLHAVLYYAPEVFEEAAALGYDTKERWPSYFPLRAAPLGRVGAEQVASAFYSFSPRMVAEHIDSAWATAEPGAILAARLRGIDGAYRAIFGDRVDSPELVEAAALARRVAEAANTAGRPLAAANAALEWPEAPHLQLWQAATILREHRGDGHIAALLVAGLDPVESLVSFAAIGAASVERFESRGWSATQWKSARERLTARGLLEENGEATDAGRDLRHRVEHHTDQLATAPWQLLGTADTARLADLLGEFWVAVLSSGLLPSETTLGIGKV from the coding sequence ATGTCGAAGCACGACGGCAGGACCGAGAAGGAGACCGGCGGGGTGGGGCATGCTGTGGAGCCGGCCCGCGTGCGCCAGCTCTGGCACCTGCTGGAACCGCTGCACGCGGTGCTCTACTACGCGCCGGAGGTCTTCGAGGAGGCGGCAGCGCTCGGGTACGACACGAAGGAGCGCTGGCCGAGCTACTTCCCCCTGCGTGCCGCTCCGTTGGGGCGGGTGGGCGCCGAGCAGGTGGCGTCCGCCTTCTACAGCTTCAGCCCCCGTATGGTCGCCGAGCACATCGACTCCGCGTGGGCGACCGCCGAGCCCGGCGCGATCCTGGCGGCGAGGCTGCGGGGGATCGACGGGGCCTACCGCGCGATATTCGGTGACCGCGTCGACAGTCCCGAGCTGGTGGAGGCCGCTGCCCTCGCCCGGCGCGTGGCCGAGGCGGCGAACACCGCGGGCCGTCCGCTCGCCGCGGCCAACGCCGCCTTGGAGTGGCCCGAGGCCCCTCACCTCCAGCTGTGGCAGGCGGCGACGATCCTGCGTGAGCACCGCGGCGACGGCCACATAGCGGCCCTGCTCGTGGCCGGCCTCGACCCGGTCGAGTCGCTGGTCTCCTTCGCCGCGATCGGCGCCGCGTCCGTGGAACGCTTCGAGAGCCGGGGCTGGAGCGCGACACAATGGAAGTCCGCGCGCGAGCGTCTGACCGCCCGTGGCCTGCTCGAGGAGAACGGCGAGGCCACGGACGCCGGCCGCGACCTGCGTCACCGCGTGGAACACCACACCGACCAACTCGCCACCGCACCATGGCAGTTGCTCGGAACGGCCGACACAGCCCGGCTCGCGGACCTGCTCGGCGAGTTCTGGGTCGCGGTGCTGTCCTCCGGGCTGCTTCCGTCGGAGACGACCCTGGGCATAGGCAAGGTCTGA
- a CDS encoding nucleotidyltransferase family protein, whose product MLGRLPLEEQLDAFRSVLGQNETLTEVMARTATLDLPGWYVTAGCLFQTVWNVVTGRPPTRGIRDYDIFYFDDTDLSWEAEDAVIKAGQEVFEGLQAEVEIRNEARVHLWYERKFGVPCPPYDSTESAIDRFAATTCCLGVRPEPDGTWRVYAPHGLSDVFNLVVRPNPVLAPRAVYETKAARWKEEWPELRVLPWPADPPE is encoded by the coding sequence ATGCTCGGACGACTTCCGCTTGAGGAACAACTGGACGCGTTCCGTTCCGTGCTCGGCCAGAACGAGACCCTGACCGAGGTGATGGCCAGGACGGCGACGCTTGACCTGCCGGGCTGGTACGTGACGGCGGGCTGCCTGTTCCAGACCGTGTGGAACGTGGTCACCGGGAGGCCCCCCACTCGGGGCATCAGGGACTACGACATCTTCTACTTCGACGACACCGATCTCTCCTGGGAGGCCGAGGACGCCGTCATCAAGGCGGGACAGGAAGTGTTCGAAGGCCTGCAGGCCGAGGTGGAGATCCGCAACGAGGCCCGGGTGCACCTCTGGTACGAGCGGAAGTTCGGAGTGCCCTGCCCGCCGTACGACTCCACCGAGTCCGCCATCGACCGCTTCGCCGCGACGACTTGCTGTCTGGGCGTGCGGCCGGAACCCGACGGGACGTGGCGCGTCTACGCACCCCACGGTCTGTCCGACGTGTTCAACCTCGTGGTCCGGCCCAATCCCGTGCTCGCTCCGAGAGCGGTCTACGAGACCAAGGCCGCGCGCTGGAAGGAGGAATGGCCGGAGCTCAGGGTGCTGCCGTGGCCTGCCGACCCACCGGAATGA
- a CDS encoding serine/threonine-protein kinase has product MSTLIGQGGMGQVWTAYDQRLDRRVAVKLLRPDKVAGQEADELRRRFVRECRVTAQVDHPGLVTVHDAGSEGEELFLVMQYVDGADLSDHLAEHDPYPWQWAVAVAAQLCAVLSAVHAVPIVHRDLKPRNVMVKQDGTVTVLDLGVASVMDTDTTRLTHTGSPIGSPAYMAPEQAMGGAVGPYTDLYALGVLLHELLSGDVPFAGSTALGVLHRHLYEPPLPVRRTRPEVPEALEALVLRLLAKDPQHRPASAQDVYEDLALLLPARGTPTGAPLDPTRPFLRPHAPWPDRARTPAPQPAPVTPAPEATEKPDVARAVDEVKRLLGEGRITQAVDILGAILPAAAEQHGVNSPVVRTLRKQYAATLMDDGQYRRALPELRRLADERASEAGHADPQSLRFRYDAAQCLEQLGEPAAALAEYRALLPYYENQYVAGDPQLAHDVRRRIGHLLLALGDRAAAHDTLARLLHDVERLHGPAHPLAVEVRRTLQWLGQVR; this is encoded by the coding sequence CTGTCCACGCTCATCGGACAGGGCGGCATGGGCCAGGTGTGGACGGCGTACGACCAGCGGCTCGACCGGCGCGTGGCGGTGAAGCTGCTGCGCCCCGACAAGGTGGCCGGGCAGGAGGCGGACGAACTGCGCCGCCGGTTCGTGCGGGAGTGCCGGGTGACCGCGCAGGTCGACCACCCCGGGCTCGTCACCGTGCACGACGCGGGCAGCGAGGGCGAGGAGCTGTTCCTCGTCATGCAGTACGTCGACGGCGCGGACCTCTCCGACCATCTGGCCGAGCACGACCCGTACCCCTGGCAGTGGGCGGTCGCGGTCGCCGCACAACTGTGCGCCGTACTGAGCGCCGTGCACGCCGTGCCGATCGTCCACCGCGACCTCAAGCCGCGCAACGTGATGGTGAAGCAGGACGGCACGGTCACCGTCCTCGACCTCGGCGTCGCGTCCGTCATGGACACCGACACCACCCGCCTCACCCACACCGGTTCGCCGATCGGCTCGCCCGCCTACATGGCGCCCGAGCAGGCCATGGGCGGCGCGGTCGGCCCGTACACCGACCTGTACGCGCTCGGCGTACTGCTGCACGAACTCCTCAGCGGCGACGTCCCGTTCGCGGGCTCCACCGCGCTCGGCGTGCTGCACCGGCACCTGTACGAGCCCCCGCTGCCCGTGCGCCGCACCCGTCCCGAAGTCCCCGAGGCCCTCGAAGCGCTCGTCCTGCGGCTGCTCGCCAAGGACCCGCAGCACCGCCCGGCCTCCGCACAGGACGTGTACGAGGACCTGGCGCTGCTGCTGCCCGCGCGCGGGACGCCCACGGGAGCACCCCTCGACCCCACACGGCCCTTCCTTCGCCCGCACGCCCCCTGGCCGGACCGCGCGCGCACGCCGGCACCCCAGCCCGCCCCGGTCACGCCGGCCCCGGAGGCGACCGAGAAACCGGACGTCGCGCGCGCGGTCGACGAGGTCAAGCGGCTCCTCGGCGAGGGCCGCATCACCCAGGCCGTCGACATCCTCGGCGCGATCCTGCCCGCGGCCGCCGAACAGCACGGCGTGAACTCCCCGGTCGTACGCACCCTGCGCAAGCAGTACGCCGCCACCCTCATGGACGACGGCCAGTACCGCCGCGCACTGCCCGAACTGCGCCGCCTCGCCGACGAACGCGCCAGCGAGGCGGGCCACGCCGACCCGCAGTCCCTGCGCTTCCGCTACGACGCCGCCCAGTGTCTGGAACAACTCGGCGAACCCGCGGCCGCACTGGCCGAATACCGTGCCCTGCTGCCGTACTACGAGAACCAGTACGTGGCCGGCGACCCCCAGCTCGCCCACGACGTCCGCCGCCGCATCGGGCACCTCCTGCTCGCCCTCGGCGACCGCGCCGCCGCCCACGACACACTCGCGCGGCTGCTGCACGACGTGGAGCGCCTGCACGGACCGGCGCACCCGCTCGCGGTGGAGGTCCGCCGGACGCTCCAGTGGCTGGGCCAGGTGCGCTAG
- a CDS encoding TetR/AcrR family transcriptional regulator produces MASAETDKPNRPHKQDRPYHHGDLRRAILTAALDVITADGPTGLSLRDLARRAGVSHAAPAHHFRDRTGLLTAIAAEGFALLAAALNDASDLKDAGVRYVRFAREHPAHFQVMFAPGQLRADDLELTTARALATDALRTSVSAVHAEDFGIDSRLAGVAAWSLAHGFATLLLGHNLDGPVGDRDPEEVFRTLASTLFRTPSTTRR; encoded by the coding sequence ATGGCATCCGCGGAAACCGACAAGCCGAATCGCCCCCACAAGCAGGACCGCCCCTACCACCACGGCGACCTTCGCCGCGCGATCCTCACCGCCGCCCTCGACGTCATCACCGCCGACGGCCCCACCGGGCTGAGCCTGCGTGATCTGGCCCGCCGCGCCGGTGTCTCGCACGCGGCCCCCGCCCACCACTTCAGGGACCGCACCGGGCTCCTCACAGCGATCGCCGCCGAAGGCTTCGCGCTGCTCGCGGCCGCCCTCAACGACGCCTCGGACCTCAAGGACGCGGGCGTGCGCTATGTACGCTTCGCCCGCGAACACCCGGCCCACTTCCAGGTGATGTTCGCGCCCGGACAGCTGCGCGCCGACGACCTCGAACTCACCACGGCCCGCGCCCTGGCCACCGACGCCCTGCGTACCTCGGTCTCAGCCGTACACGCCGAGGACTTCGGCATCGACAGCCGCCTCGCGGGAGTCGCCGCCTGGTCCCTCGCCCACGGCTTCGCCACGCTGCTCCTCGGCCACAACCTCGACGGCCCGGTCGGCGACCGTGACCCCGAGGAGGTGTTCCGTACCCTCGCGAGCACGTTGTTCCGTACGCCGTCAACTACCCGTCGCTAA
- a CDS encoding glycoside hydrolase domain-containing protein codes for MSSHRQSKKRRYVTWGVAGAAVVAGAGLAAQSSMAATTWPAQRTYTGRAFDTCAAPSLPAMKAWRGGLYGAAAVYVGGKNRGCSQPNLTASWVKSVSSVGWKLIPLYVGAQPPCQSGSNPEKLTASTAASLGATDGADAVARASALGMKVGSPIYLDMEAYDITNKACNDAVLTYVRAFDKTLRAKTYRAGFYGFTSSSAKAIANATNKTDLPGNLWYALWDKQNTTTADWPFGATQFTDHSRGHQYLVNSKESRNGYTITVDRDAWDGPVAITG; via the coding sequence ATGTCCAGCCATAGGCAGTCGAAGAAGCGCAGATACGTCACGTGGGGCGTCGCCGGAGCGGCCGTGGTCGCCGGCGCGGGCCTCGCCGCGCAGAGCTCGATGGCCGCGACCACCTGGCCCGCGCAGAGGACGTACACCGGCCGCGCCTTCGACACCTGCGCCGCCCCCTCCCTCCCCGCGATGAAGGCCTGGCGCGGCGGCCTCTACGGCGCCGCCGCCGTCTACGTGGGCGGCAAGAACCGCGGCTGCTCCCAGCCCAACCTCACCGCCTCCTGGGTCAAGTCGGTCAGCTCGGTCGGCTGGAAGCTCATCCCGCTCTACGTCGGAGCCCAGCCGCCCTGCCAGAGCGGCTCCAACCCGGAGAAGCTCACCGCCTCCACCGCCGCCTCCCTGGGCGCGACGGACGGCGCGGACGCGGTGGCCAGGGCCTCCGCGCTCGGCATGAAGGTCGGCAGCCCGATCTACCTGGACATGGAGGCGTACGACATCACGAACAAGGCGTGCAACGACGCCGTGCTCACTTATGTACGCGCCTTCGACAAGACCCTGCGCGCGAAGACGTACCGAGCGGGCTTCTACGGCTTCACCAGTTCCAGCGCCAAGGCGATCGCCAACGCGACCAACAAGACCGACCTGCCGGGCAACCTCTGGTACGCGCTGTGGGACAAGCAGAACACCACCACCGCGGACTGGCCCTTCGGCGCCACGCAGTTCACGGACCACAGCCGTGGCCACCAGTACCTCGTGAACAGCAAGGAGTCGCGCAACGGCTACACGATCACCGTGGACCGGGACGCCTGGGACGGGCCGGTGGCGATCACCGGTTGA
- a CDS encoding N-6 DNA methylase — protein MQDNATEVTAAGIARLAGVGRAAVSNWRRRHADFPRPVGGTETSPSFALAEVESWLRKQGKLAEVPLRERVWQQLSGHPEGPVTALTHAGCLLLLIHDRPTVWLEVSAGSDERLSEMLPGALREVFTPRFGRESAMNTEPAVNTPGRVHIPDAGLASANAVDGTTAADAANPATRVNLADAVNTADAVNPRPPARPASSVHTPAAVNAHPALHLPTGPELLPSAPLLRGAAELAAELGARQTFEFLLGRHLDANPRQYTLTPADLAALMADLAGPARTVLDPACGTGALLRAVATRPDQELYAQDSAPELAALTTLRLALQTWSTVRGAVGDSLRADAHPRLRADAVLCHPPFNERNWGHDELAYDPRWEYGFPARTESELAWVQHALARLKDGGAGVLLMPPAAASRRSGRRIRADLLRRGALRAVIALPVGAAPPYNIPLHLWVLRRPEKAPAQPEVLLVDVGQFAGEGRGGPDWRAVREAVLDAWQAFGRPGRFAERPGLARALPVIELLDDDVDLAPARHLPPPTATDGAEQLTAVREHLGETLRLTADLTPPRADAAHPARWPLTTIGELARGGALMLRTGGNGGHTRVPVLTDHDVLFGADPSGTLPESEEEAVLTEPGDVVVPVLGGGSVARVIDATTGGAALGRNLVLLRPDPAALDPWFLAGFLRGTANNRQASSYASTATRLDVRRLQLPRLPLDEQRRYGERFRALDEFERALRHAGRLGEQLVRGMYDGLTDGTVAPD, from the coding sequence GTGCAGGACAACGCGACTGAGGTGACCGCTGCCGGTATCGCACGGCTGGCCGGCGTGGGCCGCGCGGCCGTCAGCAACTGGCGCCGTCGGCACGCCGACTTCCCGAGGCCTGTCGGCGGCACCGAGACCAGCCCGTCCTTCGCGCTCGCCGAGGTCGAGTCCTGGCTGCGCAAGCAGGGAAAACTCGCTGAGGTCCCCTTGCGGGAACGCGTCTGGCAGCAGCTCTCCGGCCACCCTGAGGGCCCGGTCACCGCACTCACCCACGCGGGCTGCCTCCTGTTGCTGATCCACGACCGCCCGACGGTCTGGCTGGAGGTGAGCGCCGGCTCCGACGAGCGGCTCTCGGAGATGCTGCCGGGTGCGCTGCGCGAGGTGTTCACGCCGCGATTCGGACGCGAGTCGGCCATGAACACCGAGCCTGCTGTGAACACGCCGGGGCGGGTTCACATCCCCGACGCCGGCCTGGCCTCGGCGAATGCCGTGGACGGTACGACCGCCGCGGACGCTGCGAACCCCGCCACGAGAGTGAACCTCGCGGACGCCGTGAACACCGCGGACGCCGTGAACCCTCGACCCCCCGCCCGCCCCGCCTCCAGTGTTCACACCCCCGCCGCTGTGAACGCCCACCCCGCCCTTCACCTCCCCACCGGCCCGGAACTCCTGCCCTCCGCCCCCCTCCTGCGGGGCGCCGCCGAGCTGGCCGCCGAGCTGGGCGCCCGGCAGACCTTCGAGTTCCTGCTCGGCCGGCACCTCGACGCCAACCCGCGCCAGTACACGCTCACCCCCGCCGACCTGGCCGCTCTCATGGCCGACCTCGCTGGCCCCGCCCGCACCGTCCTGGACCCGGCCTGCGGCACCGGCGCCCTCCTGCGGGCCGTTGCCACCCGCCCCGACCAAGAGCTCTACGCCCAGGACAGCGCCCCCGAACTCGCCGCGCTCACCACGCTCCGGCTTGCCCTGCAGACCTGGTCCACCGTGCGCGGTGCGGTCGGCGACAGCCTGCGCGCCGACGCCCACCCGCGGCTGCGCGCAGACGCCGTCCTGTGCCACCCGCCGTTCAACGAGCGCAACTGGGGCCACGACGAACTCGCCTACGACCCCCGCTGGGAGTACGGCTTCCCGGCCCGCACCGAGTCCGAGCTCGCCTGGGTCCAGCACGCACTCGCCCGCCTCAAGGACGGCGGCGCCGGCGTCCTGCTCATGCCGCCCGCCGCCGCCTCCCGCCGCTCCGGCCGCCGTATCCGCGCCGACCTGCTGCGCCGCGGTGCCCTGCGCGCCGTGATCGCCCTGCCGGTCGGGGCGGCACCGCCGTACAACATCCCGCTGCACCTGTGGGTGCTGCGCCGCCCGGAGAAGGCGCCCGCGCAGCCGGAGGTGCTCCTCGTCGACGTGGGGCAGTTCGCGGGGGAGGGGCGCGGCGGGCCGGACTGGCGGGCCGTGCGCGAGGCCGTTCTCGACGCCTGGCAGGCCTTCGGGCGGCCCGGCCGCTTCGCCGAACGGCCCGGACTGGCCCGCGCGCTGCCCGTCATCGAACTCCTCGACGACGACGTGGACCTCGCTCCCGCCCGTCACCTGCCACCCCCCACGGCGACCGACGGCGCCGAACAGCTCACGGCCGTGCGCGAGCACCTGGGCGAGACCCTGCGCCTGACCGCCGATCTCACCCCGCCGCGCGCCGACGCCGCGCACCCCGCGCGGTGGCCGCTCACCACCATCGGCGAACTCGCGCGCGGGGGAGCTCTGATGCTGCGCACGGGCGGAAACGGCGGCCACACACGCGTGCCCGTGCTCACCGACCACGACGTCCTCTTCGGGGCCGACCCCTCCGGGACGCTTCCCGAGAGCGAGGAGGAGGCCGTACTGACCGAACCGGGCGACGTCGTCGTACCGGTGCTGGGCGGGGGCTCGGTGGCGCGCGTGATCGACGCGACGACCGGGGGAGCCGCCCTCGGGCGCAACCTCGTCCTGCTGCGCCCCGATCCCGCGGCGCTCGACCCCTGGTTCCTCGCCGGCTTCCTGCGCGGCACCGCCAACAACCGCCAGGCCAGCAGCTATGCCTCCACCGCGACCCGCCTGGACGTGCGCAGGCTCCAGTTGCCCAGGCTCCCGCTCGACGAGCAACGGCGCTACGGCGAACGCTTCCGCGCGCTCGACGAGTTCGAGCGGGCGCTCAGGCACGCGGGCCGGCTCGGAGAGCAGCTCGTGCGCGGGATGTACGACGGACTCACCGATGGAACGGTCGCGCCCGACTGA